From the Solanum pennellii chromosome 4, SPENNV200 genome, one window contains:
- the LOC107017792 gene encoding epidermal growth factor receptor substrate 15-like 1, whose amino-acid sequence MAGASQGGPNMDQFEHFFRRADLDQDGRISGAEAVGFLKGSNLPQPVLAQIWTHADQSRTGYLSRPEFYNALKLVTVAQSKRELTPDIVKAALYGPASAKIPAPQINLAAVASPQLNSVGAAPAQQMGAGVPTASQNLGIRGQLPHATGMNQQYLTSQAGHSVRPPIPTAATASRPQQFVAGMNFPRGGSFTGPGLPNSNSSNDYLGGRQAAISTVPTMQPPNRGMSPLVPPVTQTLQGSLSLPSMTEANTKATGSSGNGFASDTMFGGETFSASQSVPKKSSSTPNFSLMSSPTSSAMVPVTTESQASAKPDPFAAFNTLTRQSPGNQQPVTPSVSKPNQQASVQNILPVSSSGTPAGSVPPTPEQPQVPWPKMTRAGVQKYAKVFMEVDSDRDGKISGQQARDLFLNWRLPREVLKQVWDLADQDNDSMLSLREFCVALYLMERYREGRSLPSTLPNSVMLDETLLALAGPPTAAYGSTGWGPASGVRPPQGMPGVQPVAHPGLRPPMQGALPQSDRAMQFNQQNARAPSVNNSHMDQLSNGEQNMSESKGEETAAEENKDESKDKMLLDSKEKLEFYRTKMQDLVLYKSRCDNRLNEITERALADKREAELLGKKYEEKYKQVAEIASKLTIEEASFRDTQERKLELQQAITKMEQGGSTDGILQVRADRIQHDLEELLKALVDRCKKHELNMKSTALIELPPGWQPGIPEISAVWDEDWDKFEDEGFSFDVAVPANSKSTSVQKESSPTHRESSDSMSNADAKSENHSAKGNNSTVETDLMYMHSDEESKSPQGSPREGTAFDSPSGEYSDNHFGKSFKTDSETDRFDEPGWGTFDNNDDVDSVWGFSAKESDHVKHGEKHFFDSTDFGASPTRTESPGAESRYQKNSPFTFEDSVPGSPLSRAGTSPRYSVGSRDPFFDSFSRYDSFSTNDRASSPRKETLARFDSINSASGFDHSRGYSFDDADPFGSSGPFKVSSESQNTKKSSDHWSSF is encoded by the exons ATATGGACACATGCTGACCAGAGCCGTACTGGGTATCTTAGCCGTCCGGAGTTTTATAATGCTCTTAAACTTGTAACAGTGGCACAGAGTAAACGAGAATTAACACCAGATATTGTGAAGGCAGCTTTATATGGTCCTGCTTCTGCTAAAATCCCTGCTCCACAGATTAACCTTGCAGCGGTTGCTTCTCCCCAATTAAATTCAGTTGGTGCAGCACCTGCACAACAGATGGGTGCTGGTGTACCAACAGCCTCTCAAAATCTTGGCATCAGAGGACAGCTACCTCATGCAACAGGTATGAACCAACAATATCTAACTTCTCAAGCCGGTCACTCTGTGAGGCCACCTATTCCTACTGCAGCTACTGCATCACGTCCGCAGCAATTTGTTGCTGGCATGAATTTCCCCAGGGGTGGTAGTTTTACAGGTCCTGGTCTTCCAAACTCGAACAGTTCAAATGACTATCTCGGGGGCAGACAAGCAGCAATATCCACTGTACCTACTATGCAGCCTCCTAATAGAGGAATGAGCCCTTTGGTTCCTCCAGTTACGCAAACTCTTCAGGGATCTCTTTCACTACCTTCCATGACAGAAGCTAATACAAAAGCTACTGGTAGTTCTGGTAATGGTTTTGCGTCGGACACAATGTTTGGTGGTGAAACCTTCTCTGCAAGCCAATCTGTACCAAAGAAGTCTTCGTCTACTCCAAACTTTTCTCTGATGAGTTCACCCACTTCTTCAGCTATGGTTCCAGTAACCACCGAGTCTCAAGCTTCAGCCAAGCCTGACCCTTTTGCTGCATTTAATACTCTTACAAGGCAATCTCCTGGGAATCAGCAGCCAGTAACCCCATCTGTGTCTAAACCTAATCAACAGGCTTCTGTTCAGAATATTTTGCCAGTGTCATCATCTGGAACTCCAGCGGGTTCTGTACCTCCTACTCCTGAGCAGCCACAAGTTCCTTGGCCAAAAATGACAAGAGCAGGAGTTCAGAAGTATGCAAAAGTGTTTATGGAGGTGGATTCAGATAGAGATGGAAAAATCTCCGGTCAACAAGCGCGGGATTTATTCTTGAACTGGAGACTGCCAAGAG AGGTCTTGAAGCAGGTGTGGGACTTGGCTGATCAAGATAATGACAGCATGCTCTCTTTGAGGGAGTTCTGTGTAGCTCTGTATTTGATGGAACGATATAGGGAAGGCCGCTCTCTTCCATCTACATTACCGAATAGCGTTATGCTTGATGAGACTCTGCTGGCCCTAGCAGGTCCACCGACTGCTGCTTATGGAAGCACTGGCTGGGGTCCTGCTTCTG GCGTACGGCCTCCACAAGGGATGCCTGGTGTACAGCCAGTTGCACATCCTGGATTAAGACCTCCTATGCAGGGGGCATTACCTCAGTCTGACCGAGCGATGCAATTTAATCAGCAAAATGCTAGAGCACCATCAGTGAATAATTCTCATATGGACCAACTAAGTAATGGGGAGCAGAATATGTCGGAGTCAAAGGGAGAAGAAACAGCAGCAGAAGAGAATAAG GATGAAAGCAAGGACAAGATGCTTCTGGATTCTAAGGAGAAACTTGAATTCTACCGCACAAAAATGCAGGATCTT GTTTTGTACAAAAGTAGGTGTGATAACCGACTTAATGAAATCACTGAAAGGGCATTGGCTGATAAACGTGAG GCCGAGCTTCTTGgcaaaaaatatgaagagaaGTACAAGCAAGTTGCAGAAATTGCTTCTAAACTGACAATTGAAGAAGCATCATTTCGTGATACTCAA GAGAGAAAGCTGGAGTTGCAACAGGCAATCACTAAAATGGAACAAGGTGGCAGCACTGATGGTATTCTTCAG GTCCGTGCTGATCGCATACAACATGATCTTGAGGAGCTACTAAAGGCCTTGGTGGATCGTTGCAAGAAACACGAGCTTAATATGAAGTCAACTGCGTTAATTGAACTTCCCCCTG GCTGGCAACCTGGAATTCCGGAGATATCAGCTGTTTGGGATGAAGATTGGGATAAATTTGAAGATGAAG GATTTTCTTTTGATGTAGCTGTGCCTGCAAATTCCAAATCCACATCTGTTCAGAAGGAAAGTTCTCCGACTCATCGCGAATCCTCTGATTCTATGTCAAATGCTGATGCCAAGTCAGAAAACCATTCCGCTAAAGGAAACAACAGTACTGTTGAGACTGATTTGATGTATATGCATAGCGACGAAGAGTCAAAAAGTCCACAGGGAAGTCCACGAGAAGGAACAGCATTTGATAGTCCATCTGGTGAATACTCTGATAACCATTTCGGCAAGAGCTTTAAAACGGACTCTGAAACTGATAG ATTTGATGAACCTGGCTGGGGTACGTTTGACAATAATGATGATGTGGATTCTGTTTGGGGCTTCAGTGCTAAG GAGTCGGATCATGTGAAGCATGGAGAGAAACATTTCTTTGACTCAACTGATTTCGGTGCAAGTCCAACAAGGACAGAGTCTCCTGGGGCTGAAAGTAGATACCAGAAGAATAGCCCATTTACCTTTGAGGATTCAGTTCCTGGCTCACCACTTTCAAGAGCGGGAACTTCTCCTAGATATAGTGTAGGATCGAGAGATCCTTTCTTTGACAGTTTCTCAAGGTATGATTCCTTCAGTACAAATGATCGTGCATCTTCCCCACGAAAGGAGACACTCGCGAGGTTCGACTCCATAAATAGTGCCAGTGGTTTTGATCATAGTCGAGGATACTCATTTGATGACGCAGACCCATTTGGATCCAGTGGACCATTTAAGGTCTCATCTGAGAGTCAAAACACCAAGAAAAGTTCTGATCATTGGAGTTCGTTCTAG
- the LOC107015841 gene encoding uncharacterized protein At5g43822, with translation MDVIIKKYQQKFRKVKEEMEKWNELQSRLLSQFNNASSIIQRLQILQDSKNYGALTCVKGIQEAVLLKQMNSLQTILLTMNETMEKFHAVVLSLDKMVRDGRQLIKGGSVQKNVKQLQQHVGMKPSIADCLDGLQLLYEMHQSEYRLKLSVISAISAFALQPSATDDLAALQQLLDDQPNIPKEEVQVIFEIIFAEEIA, from the exons ATGGACGTTATAATTAAAAAGTATCAGCAGAAATTCAGGAAAGTGAAGGAAGAGATGGAGAAGTGGAATGAGCTACAATCTCGATTATTATCTCAATTCAACAATGCTTCTTCCATCATTCAGAGGTTACAG ATTCTTCAGGATTCTAAGAACTATGGTGCTTTGACATGTGTTAAAGGCATTCAGGAAGCTGTCTTGCTGAAACAGATGAATTCTCTACAAACTATCTTGCTTACAATGAATGAAACTAT GGAAAAGTTTCATGCGGTTGTGTTGTCGCTTGATAAGATGGTTCGTGATGGTAGACAGCTCATAAAAGGGGGATCCGTTCAGAAGAATGTGAAACAGCTACAGCAACACGTCGGGATGAAGCCTAGCATTGCTGATTGCTTGGACGGGCTACAACTTCTTTATGAGATGCACCAATCAGA GTACCGTCTGAAATTGTCGGTCATATCAGCAATTTCAGCATTTGCTTTACAGCCTAG TGCAACTGATGATTTAGCTGCACTTCAGCAACTGTTGGATGATCAGCCTAACATCCCCAAAGAGGAAG TTCAAGTcatttttgaaatcatatttgcTGAAGAGATAGCTTGA
- the LOC107018115 gene encoding U-box domain-containing protein 44, translated as MAESWDGNHDPGSPSEESYHLERLHIEPIYDAFICPLTKQVMQDPVTLENGMTFEREAIEKWFKECRDSGRKPVCPLTHRDLKSTELNPSIALRNTIEEWNARNEAAQIDMARRSLSMGSAEGDIMQALKFVQHLCQKSRANKHVIRNADLIPMIVDMLKISSRRVRCKALETLLVVVEDDDDNKETMAEGDNVRTIVKFLSNEQSKEREAAISLLYELSKSKNLCGKIGSVNGAILILVGMASSKSENLVTVEKAENTLENLEKCEINVKQMAENGRLQPLLTLLLEGSSETKLSMAVFLGELVLNNDVKVLVARTVGSSLISIMRHGNMSSREAALKSLNQISSDESSAKILIEAGILPPLVKDLFFVGANQLPMKLKEVSATILANIVNTGYDFDSVPVGSEHQTLVSEDIVHNFLHLISNTGPAIECKLLQVLFGLTSSPTTVFNVVSAIKSSAATISLVQFIEAPQKDLRVASIKLLRNLSPHMGQELARCLRGTSGQLGSLIKVISESTGITEEQAAAVGLLADLPERDRGLTRQMLDEGAFQLAISRIVSIRQGETRGSRFVTPYLEGLVKVLSRITFVLNDEPNAVSLCREQNVAALFIELLQTNGLDNVQMVSAMALENLSQESKNLTKLPEIPKPGFCVSIFPCLSKPPVITGLCKVHRGTCSLRDTFCLLEGQAVDKLVALLDHTNEKVVEASLAAVCTLLDDGVDIEQGVHELCEAEGIKPILLVLLEKRTETLRRRAVWAVERLLRTEDIAFEVSGDPNVSTALVDAFQHGDYRTRQIAERALKHVDRIPNFSGVFPNTG; from the exons ATGGCTGAAAGCTGGGATGGGAATCATGATCCTGGTAGCCCATCTGAGGAGAGTTACCATCTCGAGAGACTGCACATAGAACCAATTTATGATGCATTCATATGCCCTTTGACAAAACAAGTAATGCAGGATCCTGTTACTCTGGAAAATGGCATGACTTTTGAGAGGGAAGCTATTGAGAAATGGTTCAAGGAGTGTAGGGATAGTGGAAGAAAGCCTGTTTGCCCTTTAACACATAGAGATCTGAAAAGCACAGAGCTGAATCCAAGTATAGCTCTACGAAATACCATTGAAGAATGGAATGCAAGGAATGAAGCTGCACAAATTGATATGGCTCGCAGAtcattatctatgggtagtgcgGAGGGTGATATTATGCAGGCTTTAAAGTTTGTTCAGCACCTTTGCCAAAAAAGTCGCGCCAACAAACATGTTATCCGGAATGCAGATCTCATACCCATGATTGTAGACATGTTAAAAATCAGTAGCCGCAGAGTTCGATGTAAAGCTCTTGAAACGCTTCTAGTTGTGGTAGAGGACGATGATGACAATAAG GAAACAATGGCTGAGGGCGACAATGTACGCACAATAGTCAAATTCTTATCAAATGAACAATCCAAAGAAAGAGAGGCAGCCATTTCTTTGTTGTATGAGCTATCCAAATCTAAAAATTTGTGCGGAAAGATCGGTTCAGTTAATGGGGCCATTCTGATTCTGGTTGGGATGGCCAGCAGCAAATCTGAGAATCTTGTGACTGTTGAAAAGGCTGAGAATACTCTGGAGAATCTGGAAAAGTGTGAGATTAATGTAAAACAAATGGCAGAAAATGGCCGGCTGCAACCCCTATTAACTCTACTACTTGAAG GATCATCAGAGACCAAACTCTCCATGGCTGTTTTCCTTGGTGAGCTGGTTCTTAATAATGATGTGAAAGTGTTGGTGGCTAGAACTGTTGGTTCATCACTGATCAGTATCATGAGACATGGTAATATGTCATCAAGGGAGGCTGCTCTAAAATCTCTAAATCAAATATCATCTGATGAGTCTAGTGCCAAGATCCTCATAGAGGCAGGTATACTTCCCCCTCTCGTCAAAGATCTATTCTTTGTTGGGGCCAACCAATTGCCCATGAAACTGAAAGAGGTCTCCGCCACAATTCTCGCAAATATCGTCAACACAGGTTACGATTTTGATTCAGTTCCAGTTGGATCCGAACATCAGACCCTTGTTTCAGAGGACATAGTTCACAACTTTCTACATCTTATTAGCAACACTGGTCCTGCAATAGAATGCAAGCTTCTCCAGGTTCTTTTTGGACTCACCAGTTCTCCCACAACTGTTTTTAACGTTGTTTCTGCCATTAAAAGCTCAGCTGCTACTATTAGTTTGGTTCAGTTTATAGAGGCTCCACAGAAAGATCTTCGAGTAGCTTCGATAAAGCTTCTGCGGAACCTCTCTCCACATATGGGTCAAGAACTTGCTCGTTGCTTACGTGGTACATCAGGTCAGCTTGGTAGTCTAATTAAAGTCATATCAGAGAGCACTGGTATAACCGAGGAGCAAGCTGCAGCAGTTGGACTTTTAGCTGATCTCCCTGAAAGAGATAGGGGTCTTACAAGGCAAATGCTGGATGAAGGTGCTTTCCAGCTGGCAATCTCCAGGATTGTCAGTATCCGACAAGGAGAGACAAGAGGGAGTCGCTTTGTTACGCCATATCTAGAAGGGCTTGTGAAGGTTCTCTCAAGGATCACATTTGTTTTAAATGATGAGCCTAATGCTGTTTCACTTTGTCGTGAACAGAATgttgctgctctcttcattgaACTTTTGCAGACCAATGGACTTGACAATGTGCAGATGGTTTCCGCCATGGCTTTGGAGAACTTGTCTCAAGAATCCAAAAACTTGACCAAATTGCCCGAGATACCAAAGCCAGGTTTTTGTGTCTCAATCTTCCCTTGTTTGAGCAAACCACCAGTTATAACAGGATTGTGTAAGGTCCATCGTGGGACATGCTCTCTGAGAGACACCTTTTGTCTCTTGGAAGGACAAGCGGTGGACAAGTTGGTGGCACTTCTGGACCACACAAATGAAAAGGTTGTTGAGGCATCACTTGCAGCTGTATGCACTTTGTTAGATGATGGAGTTGATATTGAACAAGGTGTCCATGAATTGTGCGAGGCTGAAGGAATcaaacctatactacttgtgtTACTTGAGAAGCGGACTGAGACTCTGCGCAGAAGAGCAGTTTGGGCAGTTGAAAGATTACTTCGTACAGAGGATATCGCGTTTGAAGTTTCTGGTGATCCAAATGTGAGCACAGCCCTCGTAGATGCTTTTCAACATGGTGATTATAGGACACGACAGATTGCTGAGCGGGCACTGAAGCATGTTGACAGAATTCCAAACTTCTCCGGTGTATTCCCTAACACAGGATGA
- the LOC107018203 gene encoding F-box/kelch-repeat protein At5g42350-like isoform X1, which produces MVSVPFLFFSIWDNKMTSERITGEESLQQDLESLSVSKRLVRSVSQKLKKKNLRSGGEEEDDSKGISLRCLTLYGRGGGCKVGADTGDDLGDSCGRRRSNASEEGKGYNPICGNEETSVDCFSYGMREKFWRKSNRKSQELEAALQNKSMNVFLPDDILEMCLLRLPFISLVNARMVCKKWRNLTLTPRFWRMRQEGSFQRPWLFLFGVVKDGCCSAEIHAFDVSFNQWHKMNSEVLKGRFLFSVAGIHDDVYVVGGCSSIANFGKVDKSSFKTHKSVLAFSPLMRTWRKAAPMKHARSSPILGTYEISSDCLILRNQQTRGDRRFYRPRVGGVSDVYEDPHRLSVRRQFRHSLDENEVTFLPNVKPYKFVKQKSEHSNKDQRRFLLIAVGGLGCWDEPLDSGEIYDSMSNKWTEIQRLPVDFGIACSGVVCNGLFYVYSESDKLAAYDVEKGYWVRIQTSPFPPRVHEYHPKLICCNSRLFMLSVSWCEGEGQIGRRNKAVRKLWELDLMPLTWREVSIHPDAPMDWNAAFIADKNSIFGVEMFKIFGQVLDFLTVGDVTDAGINWSHISRNRLAQELDAASCLTKSMAVVHL; this is translated from the exons ATGGTTTCTGtccctttcctttttttctccatttgG GATAATAAGATGACATCAGAAAGAATTACAGGAGAAGAATCTCTTCAACAAGATTTGGAGTCTTTAAGCGTGTCTAAAAGGTTAGTCAGAAGTGTGAGCCAAAAGTTGAAAAAGAAGAACCTTAGAAGTGGAGGAGAAGAAGAGGATGACAGCAAGGGCATTTCCTTGAGATGTCTAACGCTATATGGCAGAGGGGGTGGTTGCAAAGTGGGTGCTGACACAGGTGACGACCTAGGGGATTCATGCGGTAGAAGAAGATCAAATGCAAGTGAGGAAGGCAAAGGGTACAACCCGATATGTGGAAATGAAGAAACGTCAGTAGATTGCTTCTCTTATGGGATGAGGGAAAAATTCTGGAGGAAGTCTAATAGGAAATCTCAAGAGCTTGAAGCAGCACTCCAGAACAAAAGCATGAATGTGTTTTTGCCGGATGATATCCTCGAAATGTGCTTATTGAGGCTTCCATTTATAAGTCTGGTGAATGCTAGGATGGTGTGCAAGAAATGGAGAAACTTGACACTGACACCTCGTTTCTGGCGAATGAGGCAGGAAGGTTCATTCCAGCGTCCATGGTTGTTTCTTTTTGGAGTTGTAAAAGATGGTTGTTGTTCCGCAGAAATACATGCATTTGATGTTTCCTTCAACCAATGGCACAAAATGAATTCTGAAGTTCTGAAAGGGAGGTTTTTATTCTCTGTTGCTGGTATCCATGATGATGTTTACGTCGTTGGAGGTTGTTCTAGCATTGCTAACTTTGGGAAGGTTGATAAGAGCTCATTCAAGACACATAAAAGCGTGCTCGCTTTTAGTCCCTTGATGAGAACGTGGCGTAAAGCTGCACCAATGAAGCATGCAAGATCATCCCCTATTTTAGGTACTTATGAGATCAGTTCAGATTGTTTAATTCTTAGGAATCAACAAACTCGAGGAGACAGAAGATTTTACCGTCCAAGAGTTGGTGGTGTGTCTGATGTTTATGAAGATCCTCATAGACTTTCAGTGAGACGCCAATTTCGACATTCGCTGGATGAGAACGAGGTTACATTTTTGCCCAATGTGAAACCATACAAGTTTGTCAAACAAAAAAGCGAACATTCAAATAAAGATCAAAGACGCTTTCTCTTGATTGCTGTAGGAGGTCTCGGGTGCTGGGATGAGCCTCTGGATTCTGGGGAAATTTATGATTCCATGTCAAATAAATGGACAGAGATCCAGAGGCTTCCTGTAGATTTTGGAATAGCTTGTTCAGGGGTTGTGTGCAATGGGTTGTTTTATGTTTATTCAGAAAGTGATAAGCTAGCAGCATATGATGTTGAGAAGGGCTATTGGGTTAGAATCCAAACTAGTCCATTCCCTCCCCGAGTTCATGAATACCATCCTAAACTTATATGCTGCAATAGTCGGCTATTCATGCTCTCTGTCTCCTGGTGTGAAGGGGAAGGTCAGATTGGCAGGAGAAACAAAGCAGTAAGGAAACTGTGGGAGCTAGATCTTATGCCTCTAACTTGGAGAGAAGTTTCAATCCATCCAGATGCCCCAATGGATTGGAATGCTGCATTTATAGCTGATAAAAACTCTATATTTGGAGTcgaaatgttcaaaatattcgGGCAGGTGCTAGACTTCTTGACCGTTGGAGATGTAACCGATGCTGGAATAAACTGGAGCCATATCTCAAGGAACCGTCTCGCGCAAGAATTGGATGCTGCTTCTTGCTTGACAAAATCCATGGCAGTAGTGCATTTGTAA
- the LOC107018203 gene encoding F-box/kelch-repeat protein At5g42350-like isoform X2, producing the protein MTSERITGEESLQQDLESLSVSKRLVRSVSQKLKKKNLRSGGEEEDDSKGISLRCLTLYGRGGGCKVGADTGDDLGDSCGRRRSNASEEGKGYNPICGNEETSVDCFSYGMREKFWRKSNRKSQELEAALQNKSMNVFLPDDILEMCLLRLPFISLVNARMVCKKWRNLTLTPRFWRMRQEGSFQRPWLFLFGVVKDGCCSAEIHAFDVSFNQWHKMNSEVLKGRFLFSVAGIHDDVYVVGGCSSIANFGKVDKSSFKTHKSVLAFSPLMRTWRKAAPMKHARSSPILGTYEISSDCLILRNQQTRGDRRFYRPRVGGVSDVYEDPHRLSVRRQFRHSLDENEVTFLPNVKPYKFVKQKSEHSNKDQRRFLLIAVGGLGCWDEPLDSGEIYDSMSNKWTEIQRLPVDFGIACSGVVCNGLFYVYSESDKLAAYDVEKGYWVRIQTSPFPPRVHEYHPKLICCNSRLFMLSVSWCEGEGQIGRRNKAVRKLWELDLMPLTWREVSIHPDAPMDWNAAFIADKNSIFGVEMFKIFGQVLDFLTVGDVTDAGINWSHISRNRLAQELDAASCLTKSMAVVHL; encoded by the coding sequence ATGACATCAGAAAGAATTACAGGAGAAGAATCTCTTCAACAAGATTTGGAGTCTTTAAGCGTGTCTAAAAGGTTAGTCAGAAGTGTGAGCCAAAAGTTGAAAAAGAAGAACCTTAGAAGTGGAGGAGAAGAAGAGGATGACAGCAAGGGCATTTCCTTGAGATGTCTAACGCTATATGGCAGAGGGGGTGGTTGCAAAGTGGGTGCTGACACAGGTGACGACCTAGGGGATTCATGCGGTAGAAGAAGATCAAATGCAAGTGAGGAAGGCAAAGGGTACAACCCGATATGTGGAAATGAAGAAACGTCAGTAGATTGCTTCTCTTATGGGATGAGGGAAAAATTCTGGAGGAAGTCTAATAGGAAATCTCAAGAGCTTGAAGCAGCACTCCAGAACAAAAGCATGAATGTGTTTTTGCCGGATGATATCCTCGAAATGTGCTTATTGAGGCTTCCATTTATAAGTCTGGTGAATGCTAGGATGGTGTGCAAGAAATGGAGAAACTTGACACTGACACCTCGTTTCTGGCGAATGAGGCAGGAAGGTTCATTCCAGCGTCCATGGTTGTTTCTTTTTGGAGTTGTAAAAGATGGTTGTTGTTCCGCAGAAATACATGCATTTGATGTTTCCTTCAACCAATGGCACAAAATGAATTCTGAAGTTCTGAAAGGGAGGTTTTTATTCTCTGTTGCTGGTATCCATGATGATGTTTACGTCGTTGGAGGTTGTTCTAGCATTGCTAACTTTGGGAAGGTTGATAAGAGCTCATTCAAGACACATAAAAGCGTGCTCGCTTTTAGTCCCTTGATGAGAACGTGGCGTAAAGCTGCACCAATGAAGCATGCAAGATCATCCCCTATTTTAGGTACTTATGAGATCAGTTCAGATTGTTTAATTCTTAGGAATCAACAAACTCGAGGAGACAGAAGATTTTACCGTCCAAGAGTTGGTGGTGTGTCTGATGTTTATGAAGATCCTCATAGACTTTCAGTGAGACGCCAATTTCGACATTCGCTGGATGAGAACGAGGTTACATTTTTGCCCAATGTGAAACCATACAAGTTTGTCAAACAAAAAAGCGAACATTCAAATAAAGATCAAAGACGCTTTCTCTTGATTGCTGTAGGAGGTCTCGGGTGCTGGGATGAGCCTCTGGATTCTGGGGAAATTTATGATTCCATGTCAAATAAATGGACAGAGATCCAGAGGCTTCCTGTAGATTTTGGAATAGCTTGTTCAGGGGTTGTGTGCAATGGGTTGTTTTATGTTTATTCAGAAAGTGATAAGCTAGCAGCATATGATGTTGAGAAGGGCTATTGGGTTAGAATCCAAACTAGTCCATTCCCTCCCCGAGTTCATGAATACCATCCTAAACTTATATGCTGCAATAGTCGGCTATTCATGCTCTCTGTCTCCTGGTGTGAAGGGGAAGGTCAGATTGGCAGGAGAAACAAAGCAGTAAGGAAACTGTGGGAGCTAGATCTTATGCCTCTAACTTGGAGAGAAGTTTCAATCCATCCAGATGCCCCAATGGATTGGAATGCTGCATTTATAGCTGATAAAAACTCTATATTTGGAGTcgaaatgttcaaaatattcgGGCAGGTGCTAGACTTCTTGACCGTTGGAGATGTAACCGATGCTGGAATAAACTGGAGCCATATCTCAAGGAACCGTCTCGCGCAAGAATTGGATGCTGCTTCTTGCTTGACAAAATCCATGGCAGTAGTGCATTTGTAA
- the LOC107016118 gene encoding protein seele isoform X1, whose protein sequence is MTWTAVLIQILLHSFCDSGTGRSSQGDREIGQMAIKLYTRSIILIVVIAFLSVLPATLCIEDKCSACSAIAEELEHGLLKEKPRNHLDMRHRLDSKGQREGKLIDYRGSELRVVELLDDLCEKMQDYTLEKVDSSTNTWIKVSNWDLLKTNKQEARAHSKALSSFCGRLLEQTEDELAELIKKGSVRVGDVTKVLCEDLSNYCKGTSSSNKAVDDEL, encoded by the exons ATGACGTGGACCGCCGTTCTCATTCAAATACTTCTACATAGCTTCTGCGATTCCGGTACCGGCAGAAGCTCGCAGGGAGACAGAGAAATCGGGCAAATGGCGATTAAGCTGTATACGAGatctattattttgattgttgttATTGCTTTCTTATCGGTTTTACCAGCTACGCTTTGCATAGAAGATAAATGTTCTGCTTGTTCCGCCATTGCT GAGGAGCTCGAGCATGGACTATTGAAA GAAAAGCCAAGAAACCATTTAGACATGAGACATCGCCTGGATTCTAAAGGTCAGCGTGAAGGGAAACTTATTGATTACAG AGGCAGCGAGTTACGAGTCGTTGAACTCTTAGATGACCTTTGTGAAAAGATGCAAGATTATACACTGGAGAAG GTGGATTCAAGCACCAACACTTGGATCAAAGTAAGCAATTGGGACCTTCTCAAGACTA ATAAGCAAGAAGCTCGAGCACATTCAAAAGCGTTGTCATCCTTTTGTGGAAG GTTACTCGAGCAAACTGAAGATGAG TTGGCAGAGTTGATAAAGAAAGGATCTGTCAGAGTTGGAGATGTGACCAAGGTATTATGTGAAGATCTCAGCAACTATTGCAAGGGGACAAG CAGCTCCAATAAGGCAGTAGATGATGAACTTTGA
- the LOC107016118 gene encoding protein seele isoform X2, whose amino-acid sequence MTWTAVLIQILLHSFCDSGTGRSSQGDREIGQMAIKLYTRSIILIVVIAFLSVLPATLCIEDKCSACSAIAEELEHGLLKEKPRNHLDMRHRLDSKGQREGKLIDYRGSELRVVELLDDLCEKMQDYTLEKVDSSTNTWIKVSNWDLLKTNKQEARAHSKALSSFCGRLLEQTEDELAELIKKGSVRVGDVTKVLCEDLSNYCKGTSSNKAVDDEL is encoded by the exons ATGACGTGGACCGCCGTTCTCATTCAAATACTTCTACATAGCTTCTGCGATTCCGGTACCGGCAGAAGCTCGCAGGGAGACAGAGAAATCGGGCAAATGGCGATTAAGCTGTATACGAGatctattattttgattgttgttATTGCTTTCTTATCGGTTTTACCAGCTACGCTTTGCATAGAAGATAAATGTTCTGCTTGTTCCGCCATTGCT GAGGAGCTCGAGCATGGACTATTGAAA GAAAAGCCAAGAAACCATTTAGACATGAGACATCGCCTGGATTCTAAAGGTCAGCGTGAAGGGAAACTTATTGATTACAG AGGCAGCGAGTTACGAGTCGTTGAACTCTTAGATGACCTTTGTGAAAAGATGCAAGATTATACACTGGAGAAG GTGGATTCAAGCACCAACACTTGGATCAAAGTAAGCAATTGGGACCTTCTCAAGACTA ATAAGCAAGAAGCTCGAGCACATTCAAAAGCGTTGTCATCCTTTTGTGGAAG GTTACTCGAGCAAACTGAAGATGAG TTGGCAGAGTTGATAAAGAAAGGATCTGTCAGAGTTGGAGATGTGACCAAGGTATTATGTGAAGATCTCAGCAACTATTGCAAGGGGACAAG CTCCAATAAGGCAGTAGATGATGAACTTTGA